The following are encoded together in the Bacillus cereus group sp. RP43 genome:
- the lhgO gene encoding L-2-hydroxyglutarate oxidase, whose product MYDFIIIGGGIVGLSTGMALTKKFPRAKIAIIEKEKELAHHQTGHNSGVIHSGIYYKPGSYKAKFAKEGNAAMVQFCKENDIAYDMCGKVIVATEKDELPLLHNLYERGLQNDLHILKIDKEELAEIEPHVKGLGAIRVPSCGIADYKGVSYAFARLIQESGGEVHLGTAAERITEKKDAVTIETNKGTFKTKFLINCAGLHSDRIAKKTGILTDMKIVPFRGEYYELVPEKRHLVKHLIYPVPNPEFPFLGVHFTRMINGDVHAGPNAVLSFKREGYMKTDFDIKDFMETMTYTGFWKMAMPNMKEGIKEMVRSFSKQSFLKSLQRLMPELTEKDIVPTHAGVRAQAILSNGNMVDDFCIIPGINSLHICNAPSPAATASIKIGEEIAKQVPDVVAVRV is encoded by the coding sequence ATGTATGATTTTATAATTATTGGCGGAGGAATTGTTGGACTTTCAACTGGAATGGCTTTAACGAAAAAATTCCCTCGTGCGAAAATCGCGATCATTGAAAAAGAAAAGGAACTTGCACATCATCAAACTGGACATAATAGCGGTGTAATTCATTCTGGAATTTACTATAAACCAGGGAGTTATAAAGCGAAGTTCGCCAAAGAAGGAAACGCGGCTATGGTTCAATTTTGTAAAGAAAATGATATCGCTTATGACATGTGCGGAAAAGTAATTGTCGCTACAGAAAAGGACGAACTTCCTCTTTTACATAACTTATATGAGAGAGGCTTACAAAATGATTTACATATTCTAAAAATAGATAAGGAAGAATTAGCTGAAATTGAACCGCATGTAAAAGGACTTGGGGCAATCCGTGTTCCTTCTTGCGGGATTGCTGATTATAAAGGAGTAAGTTATGCATTTGCGCGCTTAATTCAGGAAAGCGGGGGAGAAGTACATTTAGGAACAGCGGCGGAGCGTATTACTGAGAAGAAAGACGCTGTAACAATTGAGACAAACAAAGGCACATTTAAAACGAAATTTCTCATTAACTGCGCCGGCTTACATAGTGATCGCATTGCGAAAAAGACAGGCATATTAACGGATATGAAAATTGTTCCGTTTCGTGGTGAATATTACGAACTTGTCCCAGAAAAACGCCATCTTGTAAAACATTTAATCTATCCAGTTCCAAATCCAGAATTCCCGTTTTTAGGTGTTCATTTCACAAGAATGATAAACGGGGACGTACATGCAGGACCAAACGCAGTATTAAGCTTTAAGCGAGAAGGCTATATGAAAACAGACTTTGATATTAAAGACTTTATGGAAACAATGACATACACAGGCTTTTGGAAAATGGCGATGCCAAATATGAAAGAAGGCATAAAAGAAATGGTGCGCTCATTCAGTAAACAATCATTTTTAAAAAGCTTACAGCGCCTAATGCCAGAACTTACAGAGAAAGATATCGTGCCAACCCATGCAGGAGTAAGGGCACAGGCTATATTATCGAATGGAAATATGGTTGATGACTTCTGCATTATTCCAGGCATCAATTCTCTACATATTTGCAACGCACCGTCTCCGGCGGCAACGGCTAGTATAAAGATTGGTGAGGAGATTGCTAAGCAAGTGCCGGATGTGGTGGCGGTTAGGGTTTGA
- a CDS encoding proline racemase family protein — translation MILAMKIVSTYRGEIEMKISKVYTTIDAHVAGEPLRIITGGVPEIKGETQLERRAYCMEHLDHLREVLMYEPRGHHGMYGCIITPPASAHADFGVLFLHNEGWSTMCGHGIIAVITVGIETGMFEVTGEKQKFIIDSPAGEVVAYAKFDGSEVESVSFENVPSFVYKKDVPIKIDDYEFQVDIAFGGAFYAVVDCKEFGLKVDFKDLPAIQTWGGKIKHYIESQMEVKHPLEEDLKGIYGVIFSDEPKGKDATLRNVTIFADGQVDRSPCGTGTSARLATLFEKGALQKRATFIHECITDGQFEGEVLSVTEVDKYEAIIPKVTGQAFITGFHQFVVDPRDVLNRGFLLG, via the coding sequence ATGATACTTGCAATGAAAATAGTATCAACATATAGGGGAGAGATAGAAATGAAGATTAGTAAAGTATACACAACAATTGATGCTCATGTAGCTGGGGAACCACTTCGGATCATTACAGGCGGAGTACCAGAAATAAAGGGGGAAACGCAACTAGAAAGACGCGCATACTGCATGGAACATTTGGATCATCTTCGCGAGGTTCTTATGTATGAACCGAGAGGACATCACGGAATGTACGGTTGTATCATTACACCGCCCGCAAGTGCTCACGCTGATTTTGGCGTACTATTTTTGCACAATGAAGGCTGGAGTACGATGTGTGGTCACGGAATTATCGCTGTTATTACAGTAGGAATTGAAACCGGTATGTTTGAAGTGACAGGTGAAAAACAAAAATTCATTATTGATAGCCCTGCAGGGGAAGTTGTTGCGTACGCAAAGTTTGACGGGAGCGAAGTAGAGTCAGTATCATTTGAAAACGTTCCTTCGTTTGTATACAAGAAAGACGTTCCTATAAAAATAGATGACTATGAATTCCAAGTAGATATTGCGTTTGGCGGAGCATTCTACGCTGTTGTAGACTGTAAAGAATTTGGTTTGAAAGTCGATTTTAAAGACTTACCAGCAATTCAAACGTGGGGCGGTAAAATTAAGCACTACATTGAGAGCCAAATGGAAGTAAAACATCCACTTGAAGAAGATTTAAAAGGAATATACGGTGTTATTTTCTCAGATGAACCGAAAGGAAAAGACGCCACTTTACGAAATGTAACGATCTTCGCTGACGGGCAAGTAGACCGTTCTCCTTGCGGCACAGGAACTTCCGCAAGACTCGCAACTCTTTTTGAAAAAGGTGCCTTACAAAAGAGAGCAACTTTTATCCACGAATGCATTACTGATGGTCAATTTGAGGGAGAAGTATTATCTGTAACAGAGGTAGATAAATATGAAGCAATCATTCCGAAAGTGACGGGGCAGGCGTTTATTACAGGATTTCATCAGTTTGTTGTAGATCCGAGGGATGTGTTGAATCGGGGGTTTCTGTTAGGATAA
- a CDS encoding VOC family protein, translated as MFPGTLYETHVKTKNLEVAKEFYTKLGLFHARTIEERRVAFFWFDKENKKEQMLGIWEVSEEAFHTSHFAFKVNYEEIIHAREWLLNKGINPRAAFGLEPSEPMVQTWTPSANLYFYDPDGNSLEFLCLLPEKKKVKQDVMYLSEWESLESEE; from the coding sequence TTGTTTCCAGGTACTTTATATGAAACACATGTTAAAACAAAAAATTTAGAAGTGGCAAAAGAGTTTTATACTAAACTTGGATTATTTCATGCTCGCACTATTGAAGAACGCCGTGTAGCATTTTTTTGGTTTGATAAAGAAAATAAGAAGGAACAAATGCTGGGCATTTGGGAAGTATCGGAAGAAGCATTCCATACAAGTCACTTTGCATTCAAGGTTAACTATGAAGAAATCATTCATGCAAGAGAATGGCTTCTTAATAAAGGAATAAACCCAAGGGCTGCTTTCGGTCTTGAACCTTCCGAGCCTATGGTTCAAACTTGGACACCTAGTGCAAATCTTTATTTTTACGATCCTGACGGCAATTCTTTAGAATTTCTATGTTTACTTCCTGAAAAGAAAAAAGTAAAACAAGACGTCATGTATTTGAGTGAGTGGGAAAGCTTGGAGAGTGAAGAATAA
- the glaH gene encoding glutarate dioxygenase GlaH, with protein MSIITEQNAKMKFAKKYEGYEIVPHPEHKRLYHIVLNQQLLKQFFEEVKEHSEQSLQYIPYSRFNLADGMRKIFGQSFMDNIRGIVHDRETGGFTIGVQGETSDPADYVKFATALTHLIGEPNFDAMTGTYYARFNVKDTDSSDSYLRQAYRLFTLHTDGTFVDEPTDWLLMMKIEEQNAVGGESRLLHLDDWEDLHKFREHSLASVKITYKAPPSKNSQEIVYRETFFDVNNAPCICFIDQFAYPDNIEQANYLKDLSYSVENSPATHALKLPIGDLVLLNNLFWMHGRAAFEKNKDLYRELMRQRGCFSK; from the coding sequence ATGTCGATTATTACAGAACAAAATGCGAAGATGAAATTTGCAAAGAAATATGAGGGGTATGAAATTGTTCCTCATCCAGAGCATAAGCGTTTATATCATATTGTGTTAAATCAGCAATTGCTTAAGCAGTTTTTTGAAGAGGTAAAAGAGCATTCAGAGCAGTCATTACAATACATTCCTTATTCTCGGTTTAATCTTGCTGATGGAATGAGAAAGATTTTTGGGCAATCATTTATGGATAACATTCGCGGCATTGTTCATGACCGTGAAACGGGCGGGTTTACAATTGGGGTACAAGGTGAAACGTCAGATCCAGCAGATTACGTGAAATTTGCAACAGCGTTAACACATTTAATCGGGGAGCCAAACTTTGATGCAATGACAGGAACGTATTATGCTAGATTTAATGTGAAAGATACAGATAGTAGTGATTCTTACCTTCGTCAAGCGTACCGATTGTTTACACTGCATACAGACGGTACATTCGTTGATGAGCCGACAGATTGGCTTCTTATGATGAAAATTGAAGAGCAAAATGCAGTAGGCGGAGAATCTCGTTTACTACATTTAGACGATTGGGAAGATCTTCATAAATTTAGAGAGCATTCACTCGCATCTGTTAAAATTACGTATAAAGCACCACCAAGTAAAAATTCGCAAGAAATCGTCTATCGTGAAACATTTTTTGACGTAAATAACGCACCGTGTATTTGCTTTATTGATCAGTTCGCTTATCCAGATAATATTGAACAAGCAAATTATTTGAAAGACTTATCATATTCTGTTGAAAATTCACCAGCAACACATGCATTGAAATTACCAATTGGTGACTTAGTTCTTTTAAACAACTTATTTTGGATGCACGGAAGAGCTGCATTTGAAAAAAACAAAGATTTATATAGAGAACTAATGCGTCAACGTGGTTGTTTTTCTAAATAA